In Lewinellaceae bacterium, a single window of DNA contains:
- a CDS encoding nucleotidyltransferase family protein, with protein sequence MVDLTEARKILRENRSRLFATYPIKELAIFGSFARGEAGEESDIDILVEFSKPVGFEIVDLVEELEELLQHKVDIVSKKAIRPNVMPFVEKDLVYV encoded by the coding sequence ATGGTAGACTTAACAGAAGCAAGAAAGATTTTAAGGGAAAACAGAAGCCGTCTTTTTGCCACTTATCCGATAAAAGAGTTGGCCATCTTTGGGTCTTTTGCTCGTGGTGAAGCCGGGGAGGAGAGTGATATTGATATATTGGTTGAATTTTCTAAACCTGTAGGTTTTGAAATTGTCGACCTCGTCGAAGAGTTGGAAGAGCTTCTTCAACACAAGGTAGATATTGTGTCTAAGAAAGCCATCCGGCCTAATGTGATGCCATTTGTGGAAAAGGACCTGGTATATGTCTGA
- the mnmE gene encoding tRNA uridine-5-carboxymethylaminomethyl(34) synthesis GTPase MnmE produces the protein MAYASHNLTDTIVALATPSGVGAIGVIRLSGKDAIGIVNEVFHGKDLAQQPTHTLHFGTISNGEGRILDEVVVSLFVEPKSYTGENVVEVSCHGSGYIIQEAIQLFIEKGARLAQPGEFTLRAFLNGRMDLSQAEAVADLIASSSKSSHAIAMQQMRGGFSDEIQKLRQELLDFASLIELELDFAEEDVEFADRDKLRQLVAKIQSIIHSLIQSFKLGNVLKHGVNTVIAGRPNAGKSTLLNALLNEERAIVSEIAGTTRDTIEEVLNINGVQFRIIDTAGIRDAEDAIEAMGVEKTMQKVQQSALLVYVFDVIRTQPAEVHADLAKLIHENVHVLVVANKMDLNPYTKFEDYFPGRIDRKDGETGGEGDGETGGQGDGETGREGDGGTGGGEAAAQPFNHSTIQPFTKEQWIPISAINNMNIGYLKEQLYEAVVTKQLNLESTIVANARHHEALQKAYESLERVMSGLEAGVTSDFVAMDIRAALHHLGEITGEISTEDLLGNIFGRFCIGK, from the coding sequence ATGGCATACGCTTCACACAACCTCACGGACACCATCGTCGCCCTGGCCACGCCCTCCGGAGTGGGCGCCATCGGCGTCATCCGCCTGTCGGGCAAAGACGCGATAGGCATCGTCAACGAGGTGTTTCACGGGAAGGACCTGGCCCAACAGCCCACGCACACCCTGCACTTCGGGACCATCAGCAATGGCGAAGGCCGCATCCTGGACGAGGTGGTGGTGTCGCTGTTTGTAGAACCCAAATCCTACACCGGAGAAAACGTGGTGGAAGTATCCTGCCACGGCTCCGGTTACATCATCCAGGAAGCCATCCAACTCTTCATCGAAAAGGGCGCTCGCCTGGCGCAGCCCGGCGAATTCACCCTGCGCGCCTTCCTCAACGGCCGCATGGACCTCAGCCAGGCCGAGGCCGTGGCCGACCTGATCGCTTCTTCTTCCAAATCCTCCCACGCCATTGCCATGCAGCAGATGCGCGGCGGCTTCAGCGACGAAATCCAGAAACTGCGCCAGGAACTGCTCGACTTCGCCAGCCTCATCGAGCTGGAACTCGACTTCGCCGAGGAGGACGTCGAATTTGCCGACCGCGACAAGCTGCGCCAACTGGTGGCTAAAATTCAATCCATCATTCACTCATTAATTCAGTCCTTCAAGCTCGGCAACGTCCTTAAGCACGGCGTCAACACCGTCATCGCCGGGCGGCCCAACGCCGGCAAGTCCACCCTGCTCAACGCCCTGCTCAACGAGGAGCGCGCCATCGTCAGCGAGATCGCCGGCACCACCCGCGACACCATCGAGGAGGTGCTCAACATCAACGGCGTGCAATTCCGCATCATCGACACCGCCGGCATCCGTGACGCGGAAGATGCCATCGAGGCCATGGGCGTGGAAAAGACGATGCAGAAGGTGCAACAGAGCGCCCTGCTGGTCTACGTCTTCGACGTGATCCGCACCCAGCCCGCAGAGGTGCACGCCGACCTGGCCAAGCTGATCCACGAGAACGTGCACGTGCTGGTGGTGGCGAATAAGATGGACCTGAATCCGTACACGAAGTTTGAGGATTATTTCCCGGGCAGGATTGACAGGAAAGACGGGGAGACGGGGGGAGAGGGAGACGGGGAGACGGGGGGACAGGGAGACGGGGAGACGGGGAGAGAGGGAGACGGGGGGACGGGGGGAGGCGAGGCGGCGGCTCAACCATTTAACCATTCAACCATTCAACCATTTACCAAAGAACAATGGATACCCATCTCCGCCATCAACAACATGAACATCGGATACCTCAAAGAGCAACTCTACGAGGCCGTCGTCACCAAACAGCTCAACCTGGAGAGCACCATCGTGGCCAATGCGCGGCACCACGAGGCGCTGCAGAAGGCGTATGAGAGTTTAGAACGGGTGATGAGCGGATTGGAAGCGGGGGTGACGTCCGATTTTGTGGCGATGGACATCCGGGCGGCGCTGCACCATCTGGGGGAGATTACGGGGGAGATCAGTACGGAGGATTTGTTGGGGAATATATTTGGGAGGTTTTGTATCGGAAAGTGA
- a CDS encoding Uma2 family endonuclease, with product MQAAGKKKEAQGGNQEIPTYLIYEVLEGKPIYYKGYQEVLVKNKTLEDIMGSSGLQLVIIEYLLRVCYAAFEASVYRVLTNEAGSHIGKNNNLSNDIAIFEKSVLTPEKITKKYINIPAKIIIEVDLDGELGPEESFTEHEYIHTKVQKMLDFGVEKIFWITTKTQRILVATPGQNWQIIDWNKDIELFQEHTFNIGNHLREEGITLD from the coding sequence ATGCAGGCCGCCGGAAAGAAAAAAGAAGCGCAAGGAGGAAATCAAGAGATTCCAACCTACCTTATTTATGAGGTACTGGAGGGAAAGCCTATTTATTATAAAGGTTACCAGGAGGTATTAGTCAAAAACAAAACCCTGGAAGACATTATGGGTAGTAGTGGTTTACAGTTGGTCATTATTGAATACCTGCTCCGGGTTTGCTACGCTGCTTTTGAAGCCTCAGTTTATAGGGTATTAACTAATGAGGCTGGCAGTCACATCGGCAAAAACAATAATCTCTCAAATGATATTGCCATTTTCGAAAAAAGTGTCCTGACACCGGAAAAGATAACAAAGAAATACATAAATATACCCGCCAAAATTATCATTGAAGTCGACCTCGACGGAGAATTGGGCCCGGAAGAATCTTTTACCGAACATGAATACATCCACACTAAAGTCCAGAAAATGCTGGACTTCGGCGTAGAAAAAATCTTCTGGATCACTACCAAAACTCAGAGAATCCTGGTAGCCACTCCCGGCCAGAACTGGCAGATCATCGACTGGAATAAAGACATCGAACTTTTCCAGGAGCATACTTTCAACATCGGAAATCATCTCAGGGAAGAGGGCATAACGCTCGATTGA
- a CDS encoding class II aldolase/adducin family protein: MDEGYVKFIAHWQKAAPLPKAEIAELNACRRCLYELGLIGAYSNGIGYGNISRRYGAGGQFIISGTATGNFPELTAEHYALVTKVEAAQNRLWCEGPAAASSESMSHAAVYQECPWVNGVIHIHHLGLWKALLHKIPTTGKSAPYGSPEMAASIIQLMRETRLKEQKIFVMEGHEEGIFTFGHSLEEAFDVLMDF, encoded by the coding sequence ATGGATGAAGGATACGTCAAGTTTATAGCACACTGGCAAAAGGCCGCCCCCTTGCCGAAAGCGGAAATAGCCGAACTCAACGCCTGCCGGCGGTGCCTTTACGAGCTGGGGCTGATTGGCGCCTACTCCAACGGCATCGGCTACGGAAACATCAGCCGCCGCTATGGCGCCGGCGGGCAATTCATCATCTCCGGCACGGCGACGGGCAATTTCCCGGAACTTACCGCAGAGCACTACGCTCTGGTGACGAAAGTAGAAGCAGCCCAAAACCGGCTGTGGTGCGAAGGGCCGGCCGCCGCCTCTTCCGAATCGATGAGCCATGCCGCCGTTTATCAGGAATGCCCCTGGGTAAATGGCGTGATCCACATTCATCATTTGGGTTTGTGGAAAGCGTTGCTGCACAAGATACCCACTACCGGCAAAAGCGCGCCCTACGGCTCGCCGGAGATGGCCGCTTCCATCATTCAGCTGATGCGGGAAACGAGGCTCAAAGAGCAGAAAATCTTTGTCATGGAAGGGCATGAGGAAGGCATCTTCACTTTTGGACACTCTTTGGAGGAAGCTTTTGATGTGTTGATGGATTTTTAG